One Haloarchaeobius amylolyticus genomic window, GAGGGCGTCGCTCCCGTCGACGGGGACGTACCCCTGTCTGCGCGGGGTCCGACCCGGGAGGTGCCACTCCGCGACCGGCACCGACGGGCCGGTGTCGAACGACTCCCGGAACCACGACGGGCGGAGCAACTGGCCACCGGCGAGGGCGCTCGAGCCCAGGAGGAGGACCTGCCGGCGGGAGAGGGACTGGAGGGGACCAGGCATGGTCGGGACATATCTGTCTGGAACTAAATATCTCGTGGAGTGCACTGGTCCTGCGAGGGGTCCGGGCCGTGCCACGTGCTACCGGCCCCTAGACGTATTGATACGTCTGGGGACCGTTTCGATTCGTAATGGCTGAACCGCAGGTACAGAACGACATCACCGAGGGTGAGCTGCTCGGCCCGATGCTCCGGCTCGCGTGGCCCATGGTGGCCATCCAGCTTCTGCAGGTCGCGTACAACCTCGCCGACACGGCGTGGCTCGGGGCGTACTCCTCGAACGCGGTCGGCGCGCTGTCGGTGGCGTTCCCGCTCATCTTCTTCCTCATCTCGGTGGGCGGGGGGTTCACCGCGGCCGGCGCCATCCTCGTGGCGCAGTACACCGGCGCGAAGAGCGACGGGTCCGCCGGCCTCGTGGCCGGCCAGACCATCGTCTTCGTCGGTGCGTTCTCCGTCGTCATCGGGCTCCTGGGATTCCTGCTGACGGACGCGATGCTCGGCGTCCTGCCGGCCGACCCCGCCACGAAGACGCAGGTCATCCCGCTGGCCGCGGACTACATGCGCCTGTTCTTCCTCGGGTCGCCGTTCCTCTTCGGCTTCTTCGTCTTCGTCTCCCTGCTGCGGGGGTACGGCAACACCCGGACGCCGATGCGCATCATGTTCGTCTCCGTCGTCGTGAACGTCGTGCTCGACCCGCTGCTCATCTTCGGCGTGGGCCCGTTCCCCGCCATGGGCATCGAGGGCGCCGCCATCGCGACCGTGTTCGCCCGCGCCGTGGCGACCGTGCTCGGGTTCTACATCCTGTTCGCGACGACGGTCGGCCCGACCATCCGGCGCGAGCACCTCGTGCCCGACCTGCCGACCATCCGCGACATCGTCCGGGTCGGCGTCCCGAGCGCGGCCGAGCAGTCGATGGCCTCGCTGGCGTTCATCACGCTCACCGCGATGGTCGCGACGTTCCCGCCCGCCGTCATCGCGGCCTACGGGCTGGGCAACCGGCTCATCTCGCTGGTGTTCCTGCCGGCGATGGGCCTCGGGCAGGCGACGAACACCATCGTCGGCCAGAACCTCGGTGCCGGGAGACCGGAGCGCGCCGAGCGCGCGGTCTGGATCGCCGCCAAGCTCGCCGCGGGCGTGTTGCTGGTCGTCGCCCTCGTCGTCTTCGCGTTCCCGACGACCATCCTGCGGCCCCTGATGAGCGCGGACACCGCCCAGGCCGCCGAGACGCTGCGCTACGGGAGCGAGTACCTCCGCATCGTCGCGGTCGCGTTCGTCGCCATGGGGCTGTTCCCCGTGTTCCTCGGCGCGTTCCGCGGCGCGGGCAAGACCACCACGGCGCTGGTGTTCTCGGCCGTCGCGCTCTGGATCGCCCGGGTGCCGGTGACGTACTACCTCGTCTTCGACCTGGGCTGGGGCACGACCGGCATCTGGACCGCGGTCGCCCTCGGCGACGTGGTCGGGGCCATCGCCGCCATCCTCTACTTCACCCGGGGGACCTGGAAGTCGACCATCGTCGACACCGGGGACGACGCGACGCCGGGCGCAGAGACGGTCGCGGCGGCGGGGCAGGACGATTGAAACGTGTAAACGGGGCAAGGGCTTTTTATGTCATCGGTCTGTCGTGCCTGCCGGGATGGATAGACGACGCTTCCTGAAACGAAGCGGTGTTGCACTGGCATCGACGACACTCGCGGCGACGCCCGTCGCGGCCGCCGGGGACGGCGACGCGCCGAACGACCAGGTCGAGACGACGCTGGTGAGCCCTGTCGGTGACGACTTCACCGTGCCCGCGGGCTCCTGGGTCGACCATCGACTCGGCTGGGTCGACCGCCACGAACCCTCGAAACGGGCGTACATCGAGGAGTACCTGG contains:
- a CDS encoding MATE family efflux transporter — its product is MAEPQVQNDITEGELLGPMLRLAWPMVAIQLLQVAYNLADTAWLGAYSSNAVGALSVAFPLIFFLISVGGGFTAAGAILVAQYTGAKSDGSAGLVAGQTIVFVGAFSVVIGLLGFLLTDAMLGVLPADPATKTQVIPLAADYMRLFFLGSPFLFGFFVFVSLLRGYGNTRTPMRIMFVSVVVNVVLDPLLIFGVGPFPAMGIEGAAIATVFARAVATVLGFYILFATTVGPTIRREHLVPDLPTIRDIVRVGVPSAAEQSMASLAFITLTAMVATFPPAVIAAYGLGNRLISLVFLPAMGLGQATNTIVGQNLGAGRPERAERAVWIAAKLAAGVLLVVALVVFAFPTTILRPLMSADTAQAAETLRYGSEYLRIVAVAFVAMGLFPVFLGAFRGAGKTTTALVFSAVALWIARVPVTYYLVFDLGWGTTGIWTAVALGDVVGAIAAILYFTRGTWKSTIVDTGDDATPGAETVAAAGQDD